A DNA window from Amycolatopsis sp. DSM 110486 contains the following coding sequences:
- a CDS encoding wax ester/triacylglycerol synthase family O-acyltransferase, which translates to MVRTPLSPLDVAFLCLESETAPMHMGAVLVFTSRGRADGAELTALLASRAEKMPQLRRKMRTELFPPGSATWSDDPDFVAAQHIHHHELSTLYDPDPLTDFAAQWIAEPLDTSRPMWDLTVATGLPQGGFAVLLKLHHALTDGEGAYAVTVGLLDGLAVADRTLARASGPAPIPRPRSALHSVKDSVKDTLAHAGETAGIATSLVRAARPPLSPVSAPASAERRLGFVRLPTADIRRIRRAHGGTGNDVVLAVLAGALREWLVNRGKRADGRTLRALIPVSVRGRSSGQVGGNKLSGYLCDLPIGEDDPVERLHLVCRAMTRNKAAGPARGAGAFPLLADRVPTVLHRLGTKTAGLATPLLFDLVVTTVPLPAARLTLAGAPLAQVYPFVPLAPRHAVGIAVATYRDGVHIGLQANAEAVPDLGGLRDAVLKSTAVLLNTV; encoded by the coding sequence ATGGTTCGTACCCCGCTCAGCCCGCTCGACGTCGCGTTCCTGTGCCTGGAAAGCGAAACCGCGCCGATGCACATGGGTGCGGTACTGGTGTTCACCTCTCGCGGGCGAGCCGACGGCGCGGAGCTCACGGCGCTGCTCGCGTCGCGCGCGGAAAAAATGCCGCAGCTGCGCCGAAAAATGCGCACCGAGCTGTTTCCGCCCGGTTCCGCGACTTGGTCGGATGATCCGGATTTCGTTGCGGCACAACATATCCACCACCACGAGCTGAGCACGCTGTACGACCCCGACCCGCTCACGGACTTCGCCGCGCAGTGGATCGCTGAACCGCTCGACACGAGCCGTCCGATGTGGGATCTGACCGTGGCGACCGGGCTGCCCCAGGGTGGTTTCGCCGTGTTGCTCAAGCTGCACCACGCCCTCACTGACGGCGAAGGCGCGTACGCGGTGACCGTCGGCCTGCTCGACGGCCTGGCCGTCGCGGACCGCACCCTCGCCCGTGCGTCCGGACCGGCGCCGATCCCGCGGCCGCGTTCGGCGCTGCACAGCGTGAAAGACAGCGTGAAAGACACCCTCGCGCACGCCGGGGAGACGGCCGGGATCGCGACGTCGCTCGTCCGTGCGGCGCGGCCGCCCCTGTCGCCCGTATCGGCGCCCGCGTCGGCCGAGCGGCGCCTGGGGTTCGTGCGGCTGCCCACCGCCGACATCCGCCGCATCCGCCGCGCACACGGCGGCACGGGCAACGACGTCGTGCTCGCCGTGCTGGCCGGGGCGCTGCGCGAGTGGCTGGTCAACCGCGGCAAACGCGCCGACGGGCGCACCCTGCGGGCGCTGATCCCGGTGAGCGTGCGCGGCCGTTCGAGCGGCCAGGTCGGCGGCAACAAACTGTCCGGCTACCTGTGCGACCTGCCGATCGGCGAGGACGACCCCGTCGAGCGCCTGCACCTGGTGTGCCGCGCGATGACCCGCAACAAGGCCGCCGGCCCGGCCCGCGGCGCCGGCGCGTTCCCGCTGCTCGCCGACCGCGTGCCCACGGTGCTGCACCGCCTCGGCACGAAAACGGCCGGGCTGGCCACGCCGCTGCTGTTCGACCTGGTCGTGACCACCGTGCCGCTACCGGCCGCGCGCCTCACCCTCGCGGGCGCGCCCCTGGCGCAGGTGTACCCCTTTGTGCCGCTGGCCCCGCGCCACGCCGTGGGCATCGCCGTCGCCACCTACCGCGACGGCGTCCACATCGGACTCCAGGCGAACGCCGAGGCCGTCCCCGACCTCGGCGGCCTGCGCGACGCGGTGCTGAAGTCCACCGCGGTGCTGCTGAACACCGTTTAG